The following proteins are encoded in a genomic region of Candidatus Paceibacterota bacterium:
- a CDS encoding NAD(P)H-dependent oxidoreductase, whose amino-acid sequence MSVVSNMKKIYILLGHEDKETFNGALADAYERGARAAGHDVRRTNIGDLKFDPILHKGYKEIQVLEPDLVKVQEDILWAEHLVFIYPMWWSSMPAIMKGMIDRVWLPRFAYRFKKYNLGWTKLLGGRDARVVTTMDSIPVISRILFGDSTRELVRATLKFSGISPVQITRIGPLKFLSDNHKKRIIRKLERMGRKGK is encoded by the coding sequence ATGAGCGTAGTATCAAACATGAAAAAAATATATATTCTACTTGGACATGAAGACAAAGAAACATTCAACGGCGCTTTGGCTGATGCTTATGAACGTGGAGCACGAGCTGCGGGTCATGATGTTAGACGCACCAATATCGGTGATTTAAAATTTGACCCAATTTTACATAAAGGCTACAAGGAAATACAGGTTCTCGAACCAGATCTTGTCAAAGTACAGGAAGATATTTTATGGGCTGAGCACTTGGTTTTTATCTACCCGATGTGGTGGTCTTCCATGCCAGCCATTATGAAGGGAATGATTGATCGCGTGTGGCTGCCAAGATTTGCTTATCGATTTAAAAAGTACAACCTGGGCTGGACCAAGCTTCTTGGAGGCCGAGATGCCAGAGTGGTGACCACGATGGACTCCATTCCTGTCATCTCACGGATCCTCTTTGGAGACTCCACTCGCGAGCTTGTGCGGGCCACTCTAAAATTTTCCGGTATTTCTCCAGTGCAAATCACTCGCATAGGACCCTTAAAATTTTTGTCGGATAACCATAAAAAAAGAATCATTCGCAAGCTGGAGAGAATGGGAAGAAAGGGTAAATAG
- the ychF gene encoding redox-regulated ATPase YchF, producing MSLSIGIVGLPNVGKSTLFNALTKKSVLAANYPFATIDPSVGVVTVPDERLWQLSAFSQTLKTVPAVVEFVDIAGLVKGASEGEGLGNKFLANIRETDAIAEVVRIFEDSNIIHVNNKIDPIFDIEIINYELMVADMQTVTKRLGTIQKEIKKGEKAAIKEQALLVKIETALKANKLARSVAMTDEEKIISKALNLLTIKPILYVLNKKAGGTNLDEIKDGRFEKLLDYIRGLDAEYVVVDAKIEEDLKDLVGEEKEMFRGELGGKDDGIDLLIKKGYEILNLSTYFTTGVQETRAWTIQRGWAAPLAGTAIHTDFKDKFIRAEVVFWKDLLDAGSYGAAREKGLVRTEGKDYIVKDGDVIEFKI from the coding sequence ATGTCACTGTCTATAGGCATCGTAGGTCTCCCAAACGTCGGCAAGTCGACGCTTTTTAATGCCCTGACCAAAAAAAGCGTGCTTGCCGCCAATTATCCTTTTGCCACGATCGACCCATCAGTCGGAGTAGTCACTGTGCCGGACGAAAGGCTTTGGCAGCTTTCCGCCTTTTCCCAAACACTTAAAACCGTCCCTGCAGTGGTTGAATTTGTGGACATTGCTGGACTGGTCAAAGGGGCCTCGGAAGGAGAAGGTTTGGGCAATAAATTCCTGGCCAATATCCGAGAAACAGATGCTATTGCTGAAGTGGTGCGTATTTTTGAGGACAGCAATATCATTCACGTCAACAATAAAATTGACCCTATTTTTGATATCGAGATTATCAACTACGAACTCATGGTCGCAGATATGCAGACTGTGACAAAGAGGCTTGGAACTATTCAGAAGGAAATTAAGAAAGGGGAAAAAGCGGCAATCAAAGAGCAGGCTCTTTTAGTCAAAATCGAAACGGCCCTAAAAGCCAATAAACTGGCGCGGAGTGTCGCAATGACTGATGAAGAAAAAATAATTTCCAAAGCCCTCAATCTCCTTACAATCAAGCCAATCCTCTATGTCCTAAATAAAAAAGCTGGCGGTACCAATCTCGACGAAATCAAGGATGGACGGTTCGAAAAATTGCTTGACTATATTAGAGGCCTTGATGCCGAGTATGTAGTAGTGGATGCAAAGATTGAAGAGGATCTAAAAGACTTAGTGGGGGAGGAAAAGGAAATGTTTAGAGGAGAGCTTGGAGGAAAAGATGATGGCATTGATTTGCTGATAAAAAAAGGTTACGAAATCCTCAATCTTTCCACCTACTTTACAACAGGCGTGCAGGAAACCCGTGCCTGGACTATTCAACGTGGCTGGGCTGCTCCGCTGGCAGGTACAGCTATTCATACTGATTTTAAGGATAAGTTTATCCGAGCGGAAGTTGTTTTTTGGAAGGACCTCTTAGATGCTGGCTCCTACGGTGCCGCGCGTGAAAAAGGTCTCGTTAGGACAGAGGGCAAGGATTATATTGTTAAGGATGGAGATGTGATAGAGTTTAAGATCTAG